In the Cydia splendana chromosome 2, ilCydSple1.2, whole genome shotgun sequence genome, one interval contains:
- the LOC134805779 gene encoding uncharacterized protein LOC134805779 isoform X2 → MLWLPVLVIFTLALEGAFHTEYNPYLESLRNRPWKSFQSYVQVRPGAFLFYWLYYADGTTDGAYRKPLVIWVQGGPGLAATGIGNFAEFGPLDMEMQPRNHTWVNGRNVLLIDHPVGTGFSYATNDSLLVKTDREMGNRKETSQNELQRHRHRKRMGVAKGKYLGPTGFLVPYGCHRPEHVFTRQRHCEGHEEGEMDINMNNINQVSPYPALDKLAVKVNKYVKPMLSHVVNQNLQWSYHSEKVFTTLYKNFFVPSTKFLEMLLNSTKLKIAVYNGNLDVVTPLAGASNWVHKLEWPGAQELKEAKRQPIRGFRNGFFKQSRQLSFWSVFGAGHWIPEDNPMAMEHILEHMLEASN, encoded by the exons atgttGTGGTTACCGGTGCTTGTTATTTTCACCTTGGCTCTCGAAGGag CGTTTCATACGGAATACAATCCATATCTGGAATCATTGAGAAATAGACCGTGGAAGAGTTTCCAAAGCTATGTCCAAGTGCGTCCAGGGGCATTCCTTTTTTACTGGCTGTACTACGCAGATGGAACGACCGACGGGGCTTATCGGAAGCCCCTTGTAATATGGGTGCAAGGCGGGCCGGGCCTGGCTGCTACCGGTATAGGCAATTTCGCGGAGTTTGGTCCGTTAGATATGGAAATGCAGCCACGGAATCATACCTGG GTTAACGGGAGAAATGTGTTGTTAATAGACCATCCCGTGGGAACGGGGTTCAGCTACGCCACCAATGATTCCCTGCTTGTGAAGACTGATCGAGAAATGG GCAATAGAAAAGAAACGTCTCAAAATGAACTTCAAAGGCATAGGCATCGGAAGCGGATGGGTGTCGCCAAGGGAAAGTACCTTGGTCCAACCGGATTTCTTGTACCTTATG GGTGTCATCGACCAGAACACGTATTTACGCGCCAAAGACATTGTGAAGGACATGA AGAAGGTGAAATGGACATAAATATGAATAATATCAATCAAGTCAGTCCATACCCAGCCTTAGATAAGTTGGCAGTGAAAGTGAATAAATATGTGAAGCCAATGCTGTCTCACGTGGTGAATCAAAATTTGCAGTGGAGTTACCACTCGGAAAAAGTTTTCACAACGCTTTATAAGAACTTTTTCGTGCCGTCTACTAAATTCT TAGAAATGCTTTTAAATAGCACGAAGCTAAAGATAGCCGTTTACAATGGAAACTTGGACGTAGTGACACCGTTAGCTG GTGCATCGAACTGGGTTCACAAGTTAGAGTGGCCCGGCGCCCAAGAGCTGAAGGAAGCGAAGAGACAGCCGATCCGAGGTTTCAGGAATGGGTTCTTTAAACAATCCCGACAGTTGAGCTTCTGGTCGGTCTTCGGAGCTGGCCATTGG ATTCCCGAAGACAACCCAATGGCGATGGAGCACATATTGGAACATATGCTGGAAGCATCTAATTAG
- the LOC134805779 gene encoding retinoid-inducible serine carboxypeptidase-like isoform X1, with translation MLWLPVLVIFTLALEGAFHTEYNPYLESLRNRPWKSFQSYVQVRPGAFLFYWLYYADGTTDGAYRKPLVIWVQGGPGLAATGIGNFAEFGPLDMEMQPRNHTWVNGRNVLLIDHPVGTGFSYATNDSLLVKTDREMAMDLSKVIKAFFKNHKTFRKTPTYLFGQSYGGKLSPRLGYYLHTAIEKKRLKMNFKGIGIGSGWVSPRESTLVQPDFLYLMGVIDQNTYLRAKDIVKDMSMFIDKSEFMKALRLDSILFVMFHREGEMDINMNNINQVSPYPALDKLAVKVNKYVKPMLSHVVNQNLQWSYHSEKVFTTLYKNFFVPSTKFLEMLLNSTKLKIAVYNGNLDVVTPLAGASNWVHKLEWPGAQELKEAKRQPIRGFRNGFFKQSRQLSFWSVFGAGHWIPEDNPMAMEHILEHMLEASN, from the exons atgttGTGGTTACCGGTGCTTGTTATTTTCACCTTGGCTCTCGAAGGag CGTTTCATACGGAATACAATCCATATCTGGAATCATTGAGAAATAGACCGTGGAAGAGTTTCCAAAGCTATGTCCAAGTGCGTCCAGGGGCATTCCTTTTTTACTGGCTGTACTACGCAGATGGAACGACCGACGGGGCTTATCGGAAGCCCCTTGTAATATGGGTGCAAGGCGGGCCGGGCCTGGCTGCTACCGGTATAGGCAATTTCGCGGAGTTTGGTCCGTTAGATATGGAAATGCAGCCACGGAATCATACCTGG GTTAACGGGAGAAATGTGTTGTTAATAGACCATCCCGTGGGAACGGGGTTCAGCTACGCCACCAATGATTCCCTGCTTGTGAAGACTGATCGAGAAATGG CAATGGACTTATCAAAAGTAATAAAGGCGTTTTTCAAGAATCATAAAACATTCCGCAAAACTCCAACATATTTGTTTGGACAGAGTTACGGTGGCAAGTTAAGTCCAAGATTGGGATATTATCTACACACG GCAATAGAAAAGAAACGTCTCAAAATGAACTTCAAAGGCATAGGCATCGGAAGCGGATGGGTGTCGCCAAGGGAAAGTACCTTGGTCCAACCGGATTTCTTGTACCTTATG GGTGTCATCGACCAGAACACGTATTTACGCGCCAAAGACATTGTGAAGGACATGAGTATGTTTATAGACAAAAGTGAATTTATGAAAGCGTTGAGACTAGATTCGATATTATTCGTAATGTTTCACAGAGAAGGTGAAATGGACATAAATATGAATAATATCAATCAAGTCAGTCCATACCCAGCCTTAGATAAGTTGGCAGTGAAAGTGAATAAATATGTGAAGCCAATGCTGTCTCACGTGGTGAATCAAAATTTGCAGTGGAGTTACCACTCGGAAAAAGTTTTCACAACGCTTTATAAGAACTTTTTCGTGCCGTCTACTAAATTCT TAGAAATGCTTTTAAATAGCACGAAGCTAAAGATAGCCGTTTACAATGGAAACTTGGACGTAGTGACACCGTTAGCTG GTGCATCGAACTGGGTTCACAAGTTAGAGTGGCCCGGCGCCCAAGAGCTGAAGGAAGCGAAGAGACAGCCGATCCGAGGTTTCAGGAATGGGTTCTTTAAACAATCCCGACAGTTGAGCTTCTGGTCGGTCTTCGGAGCTGGCCATTGG ATTCCCGAAGACAACCCAATGGCGATGGAGCACATATTGGAACATATGCTGGAAGCATCTAATTAG
- the LOC134805795 gene encoding uncharacterized protein LOC134805795 has translation MSLEAKIYSLRVILVIISFAPLQGVTVKPVRCPTNKIAPHKRSPYLGQYGARTFGGAFYDLVSPGGAQLDQLSALQERPQEDDPDDCGDIEDYDETDLSSLSQPNTYPGYNNRFFFGGLFNRPGQVPTTVPPTRPTYKPLPTPGPPYWSGGYFGNNHYRPPVQQEPSDYVKPVHEGAYEDHSTYRPDIVGGPLGHVVGHRPARPTTRPDDHTTVTRRPYPTRYPPRPTEPTYTRPATDRPRMFNNDGILGSFIDLLLFK, from the exons atgtCGTTGGAAGCAAAAATATATAGCCTCCGAGTGATTTTG GTTATAATTTCCTTCGCGCCATTACAAGGGGTTACAGTAAAGCCGGTGCGATGTCCAACAAATAAAATAGCACCTCACAAAAGGTCACCATATCTCGGGCAGTATGGAGCCCGAACCTTCGGTGGAGCCTTTTATGATTTGGTGAGCCCGGGCGGGGCGCAGCTCGACCAGTTGAGCGCGCTGCAAGAGCGGCCGCAGGAGGACGATCCGGACGACTGTGGCGACATCGAGGATTATGACGAAACGGACTTGAGTTCTC TCAGTCAGCCAAACACATATCCAGGGTACAACAACCGCTTCTTCTTCGGGGGTTTATTTAATAGACCTGGGCAGGTCCCGACGACGGTGCCGCCGACGCGTCCGACGTACAAGCCTTTGCCTACGCCGGGGCCGCCGTACTGGTCGGGCGGATATTTCGGCAACAATCACTACCGGCCGCCGGTGCAGCAAGAACCATCGG ACTACGTAAAACCCGTTCATGAGGGTGCTTACGAGGATCATTCGACGTATCGTCCGGACATCGTAGGAGGTCCGCTGGGGCACGTCGTGGGGCACCGTCCCGCGCGGCCCACCACCAGGCCGGACGACCACACCACCGTCACGAGGCGCCCATACCCCACGCGATACCCACCGCGACCCACCGAGCCAACATACACCAGACCGGCCACGGACAGACCCAGAATGTTCAACAACGACGGAATACTAGGCTCATTCATTGATCTActactatttaaatga